Within bacterium, the genomic segment CCATGACCGGCCATCTGCGCCTCTGGCGCAATTATGACGACTGGGCCGGCCTGCGCGGCAAGCTGATTGTGACCCTGCTGCGGCAATGGGTGACCCTGCCCGGGTCTGTGGTCCTCGATGCCGGATGCGGCGCGGGCGGCGCCAGTCTGGCGCTCGCGGAGGCCGGCGCGGCGGTGACCGCGGTGGATCTGCAGCGCACACCGCCTTCCCGAATCGCCGGAAGCCCGGTGCGCTATGTCTGCGCCGATCTCGCCACCTGGCAAAATGACGTGCCGCTACAGGCCGCGGTGCTGTGGGATGTGCTCGAGCATCTTGCCGATCCAAACCGGGTTCTCCAGCAGATCAGCCGTGCGCTCAAGCCTGGCGGCCTGCTGCTGGTCGCCACGCCGAACCGCTATGCCCCCTCGAATGCCCTGTGCGATCCCCATTACGGTCTGCCGGGGCTTTCCTTGCTGCCGCGCCGCGCCATAGCGCGCATCATCGCCGGCTGGCTGCGCTGGCTACCAGCCGACAAACCCGATTTTCCGCAGCTGCTTTCGCTGGCAGCGGTCGACCGTCTCTTCCGCGATTCCGGCTTTTCCTGGCGTTTTGTCAACCGCGAGACCTATTATGCAGCGATGCGCATGCCCCGTGCCCTCTGGAACCGTCCCTGGCATCTGCACGCAGTGGAAACCTTGCAGTCATATGGCTGGGACCGGCGCCTCGGGCAGTGGGTCGACAACCGGAACAGCTTCGGCAACCGCTGGCTGATGCCCACCTTCTTTATCCTCGCCAGGAAAGAGGCGTCATGAAAGAGATCCCCTGGTCCCGGCTGTTCATGGCTCTAACGCCGCAGCGGACGCTCAATGCAGTCGAAGCGCTGGCAGCCGCTGCCGCTAGCCGCCTTGATGGGCACCCTCGCGCCGGGAGAGCGCCCTACGTCGTCAGCGTGGAGCCCACCAATCTCTGTGATCTGCATTGTCCGCACTGCGAAACCGGCGCCGGCCTGCTGACGCGCCCCGCCGGATTTATGGATCTTGAGCTTTACCGCCATATCCTCAATGTGAACCAGCGGCATCTCCTCTATCTGCTCCTCTATGGACAAGGCGAACCCCTCCTCCATCCCGGTTTCCCCGAAATGGTGCGGCTGGCCAAATCGCGCCGGATTTGCGTCACCAGCAGCACCAATGGTCAGCGTCTGGTGGACCCGGCCTGGGCCCGTGAGATCGTTGCTAGCGGCCTGGATAGTCTGATCCTCTCCGCCGATGCAGTGTCGCCGAAGAGCTATGCCGTGAGTCGCTGCGGCGGCTCTCTGGAAAACCTGCGAGCAGGGCTGTGCCACTTGCGTCAGGCGCGGCGAGCGATGGGCCGGAAGACGCCACGCCTATACCTCCAGTTTGTGATTACCCGCCAGAACGAGCACGAGCGGCCGATGATGGCGGAGGCCGCCCGTTCATGGGGCGCAGACCATGTACTCCTCAAATCGCTGTACCTGCACGACGGGATGAAGGCGGAGGCATTCCTGCCCGCTGATCCGCGCTTCCGGCGTTACCGTTCGCACGCGGGGCGCTGGGTACCCAAAACCGGCCATCGGCATCCCTGTGCACGTCTGGCCTATTCCTGCGTCATCCTTTGGGATGGAAATATTGTTCCCTGCTGTTTTGATAAAAACGGCGAGCACCGGCTCGAAAACGCCGCAAAACCGCTGGAAACGATCTTCCGCAGCCCGGTTTTCCAGGCATTTCGCCGTCAACAGCGCTCCAGCAAGGCTCCTTACATCTGTCAGAATTGCAGCGATGGCCTTACCCTTTACCCGACATAAGCGTGCCCTGATTTTCGCCAAGGTGGCAATCGCCGTCATCGTCGTGGCGATGCTGGTCCGGCGCATCCACGCCGCCGAGCTCAAGTCGGCCCTTCTTGAAGCACGGATCTTGTGGATCCTGCCCGCCGTTCTACTTCTGGGCCTCAACCTTTTCTTTCAATTCCGCCGCTGGGCGCTGCTGGTCCACCAGGTCCAGCCCGAGGTCCCGGCGCGGCAGATCTTCTCCTCACTGCTCTCCGGGATCACCCTGGGATTCATCACCCCTGGACGGGTCGGTGAATTCGGCCGCGCCTTTCTCATTGCCGGCAGTGACTGGCCGCGGCTGCTGGGGCTCACTCTGCTGGATAAATGCTATGCCTTCTTGACCCTGCTCTTTTTCGGGCTGATGGGTATGATGCCCATCCTGAAAAAAGAGACCGAGCTGCTCGTCTGGCTGCCGCTCTTTATCGTCGCGCTCTCCTTTTTTGCGATACTTTTTCTACTGCTGCTCCATCCCCCCTTTCTGGCCGGGATCCTGAAAAAATTCCGCAAACACTGGGAGCACCGCAATAAACTCGCCCGGATCATCTCCAGCCTCGAGCATGTTCCACCGCTGCTGGCGTTCCGCATTAGCCTGCTGGCCCTTGGGCAAGTTCTGACCTACCTCTTTCAGTTTTATCTCCTGATCCGTGCCTTTTGCTTCCTACCGCTCTTACGCGGACTACAGGCCCTGATGGCCACCCTCTGGGTAAAGACCATGCTGCCCATCTCGATCGGGGATCTGGGCATCCGCGAGAGTGCGGCGATCTATTTTCTCGGCGAATTGGGGATTCCTGCGGCGCCGGCTTTCGATGGCTCGCTGCTGCTCTTTATTATCAATGTCCTGGTGCCCGCCCTGGCCGGGCTGGCCTTACTCCTCCGCCGGAGCACCGCCCGGAAGGCCCGTTCCATCAGCTTGCGAGGTCCGGCATGATCGCACTGGTCATCTACCTGCTTCTTTCAATCCTCTATCTCCTCTTCATCGCATGGACTCTACGCGGTCTACAGCAGCTTCATCGCCAGCAGTTCGACGGGAACCTTCTCCGCACCTCAGTGGTAATCGCGGCGCGCAATGAGGAGCAGAACATCCCCTTTTGCCTCGGGACTCTGTTGAAGCAGAGTTGTCCACGCGAGTTGCTGGAGATCGTAGTAGTCGATGATCAATCGGGGGATGGCACGCGGGCCGTGGTCGAGCGGATTGCCGCCAAATACCCGACCATCCGGATCCTTGGCGCACCCGCTATGGACGGATTGTATGCCCCGAAAAAAGCCGCTCTGGCTGCCGGCATCGCAGCCGCAAGCGGTGAGATCATTCTGACCCTCGATGCGGACTGTTCCGCTCCGCCGCATTGGGTGAAAAAAATGTGCGCCGCCTTTTCCCGCGAGGCGGCTGCCGTTGCCGCGTGGGTGCTGATTCCCGAGGAGAAAAGCCTGGCCGCGCGGATCGAGTTCCTCGACGCCCTGGCCCTCCAGCTCGTCGGCGCCGCGGCCATCGGTTGGAACCGCCCCCTCCTCGCCAACGGCGCCAATCTTGCCTTCCGGCGCCGCCTTTTTCTGGATAACGGGGGCTATGACGGTTTTGCACAAATGGGCTCGGGCGATGACGATCTTCTGGTGCAGAAACTGGGCCGCCTAGGCGCCATCCACTTCAATGCCGATCCCGAGGCCGGCGTCACCACCTTCCCTTGCAGTTCCTGGGGCGATTTTTTCCGGCAGCGGATACGCTGGGCCTCCAAGTCCGCCTGTTACCCCGTCTGGATCAAGGCGGTCGAAGCGGGCCTCTTTTTCTGCTATCTGGCCCTCCTTCTCGGGCTGCCTCTGGCGCTGCTCTTCTCTTTTCCGCTATGGATCCCCTTGGCCGCCCTGCTGATCAAGACGATGGGCGATGCTTTCTTGATCCATCGCGGAGTGCATATGGTGCACCGCAGCTGGGACTGGGGTGCGTTCATCCTCGCCTCGCTGCTACACCTCATCTACATCCCGGTTGTCGGCCTTCTCGGCCTCTGCGGCCGTTTTACCTGGAAGGGGCGCCGCTATCGCCAGGGCCGTCTCTCCGGTGTCGAGCAGACCAAGCGATGAAAATCGTTTGAATTAAGATCCAATATTGATATATTTCTTTTCCGGTTCCGGCACGCTCCACCGCCAGGCACACCCGCATTTCACTCATGATGAGATTGGTCCGATGAAAGCCAGACGTCTCAGCCTTCTTCTTTTCCTCTGCGCCCTCCCCGCACTCGGGCAGAATGTCCATGTTCCACTGGACTATTGGGGATATGGATTTCTGGAGCGAATGGAGGCCAAGGGACTCTTCAAATCCCTGGCGCTTCTTGACCGCCCGCTCAATCGCAGCCAGGTGGCCGGACTGATTACAGCAATCGATTTGCGGTCGGCACAACAGCCCAACCTGCTCACGGAGACGGACCGGCGGCTTCTGGAACAGCTTCGGGGCGATTTTGCCGATGAACTCGGTACGATGACCGGGGCCGTAGCGCCCAAACGAAGAGAACTCCATGCCGCCCGCTGGCAGGAGGGTACCAGCCAGGCCTACCTCGATCTTTACAGCAGTATCAACGTCATTTCCAACCGCGGCGGGAGCTATCAGCCTGCCGATCTCCTCACCGAGGGCACGCTTGGCGCTATTCTGCGCGGCCACCTTGGCGGCGTTCTCGGCTTTTATGCCGATGCCCGGAACGCTGTCACCCGAGGCGAAAAGAGCGTCAGCGACCAGGACGAGAATTATGATGTCTCGAAAGGCTCACCCGTGACGGTTTCCGGCCCCAATGTATTTCGCGACCGCGCCCTTGCCTACTTCATCTGGGAAAAACCCTGGCTTCGCATTCAGGTGGGCCGGGACGAAATCGACTGGGGGCCAGGATTTCACAGCGGCCTGGCCCTCACCCGCAACATGCCGCCTGCCGATATGATCCGACTCTCAAGCCGCTTTCGCCGGGTCGCTTTCAGTAGTGCCCATCTCTTTTTGCGCAGCCCCTTGGGCGCCAAGTATCTTGCCGCACACCGGATCGATTTTCTCATCAAGCCCGGGCTCCAGTTCGGCGGCGGCGAAACCGTTGTTTATGGCAACCGTGATGTCGAGATGGATTATCTCAATCCACTCATGCTCTACCACATCGCCGAACACCATCTTGGCGACCGTGACAACAACACCCTCTTTCTGGATCTCAGCTGCACCCCACTTCCCGGCACCCGGCTCTATGCGCAATACTTTATTGACGATATGACCTCCACGCAAAGTCTAACCCGCTATTATGGCAACAAATTCGCCCTTTTAGCGGGCGCGCTGTGGAGCGATCCGCTCGGGGCTGACAATCTGGACCTGCGTCTGGAATACAGCCGGGTCGAACCCTTCGTCTACGCCCACCACGACTCTATCAATATCTATACCCACTATGACAAGGTTATCGGTCACTGGCTCGGCCCCAACTCGGACTCCGCCTATTTGCTGGCGGGATATCAGCTTGGACGCGATCTTCGCCTGGAAGCCAGTTTTGAGCGCATCCGCAAAGGGGAGGGCGCGGCTGACACCCAAGCCCGGCCCGGCAAGGGAACAACCAAGCATTTCCTCGACGGCCTTGTGGAGAAAAAATGCCTGACCGGATTTCGCATCCAGGACCAGCTCCGGCGCGATCTTTTCGTCGCACTCGCCTACACCTACGTCGCTAGCCGCAACGCGGGACGGGTTGCGGACCGCTCCGCCGGGGATCATTTGGCCCGTTTCGAAGTTGCCTATAATTACTAGCCTCCTCCGATGATTCCCCTGCTGATCGCCCTCACCGCCCTCTATATGACCGCGCTGCTCTTCATCCTGCAGGGCTTTCGCCGGCTAAAACCGCCGTCCGCCTCGATGGGCCGGCCCTTCATTTCCGTCCTGATTGCCGCGCGCAACGAAGCGGCGCATATCACGCCGCTGCTCGAGGCCCTCGACCGCCAGGATTACCCCCGTGACCGGCATGAAATTCTGATCATCGATGATGACTCGAGCGACACCACGGTCAAGGAAATCGACCGTTGGCAGCGTGCCCATCCCGGCTCCCCATTGCGTCTGATACACAGCCAGGGACGCGACCAGGTGATCTCGCCTAAAAAACACGCTCTGGCCCAGGGCATCGCCGCCGCACGCGGTGAAATCCTGCTCTTCACGGATGCCGATTGTCTGCCGCTCTCCACCTGGATCTCTGCCCTGCAGGGCTTTTTCACCCCGGAGGTCGGCATGGTGATCGGCTATTCCCCGTATGAGATCCCCCCGCCGCGCAGCCTGTTAGAGCGTTTTCTCGCCCTGGAGTCCCTCTCCCTGGCGGCTCTGGCCGCCGCAACCAGCGGCTGGAAGCGGCCGGCAACCTGTACCGGGCGCAATCTCGCTTACCGAAAAACGGTCTGGAAAGAGGTCGATGGTTTTACCGCGATCGCCGGCTTCATCTCCGGCGATGACGACCTCTTTCTCAAGCAAGTCCTCGAACGGACCCGCTGGCAGGTGACCTATGCCCTCACTCCAGAGGCGATCGTACCCACCCGGTTGCTCACCAACAGCCGTGCTTTTTTCCGCCAGCGCCTGCGCCACGCCTCCAAGGGTTTCCACTATGGTCCCAAAATGACCACATTGCTCGCACTAGCCTGGCTTTATAACCTGCTTCTGGTAGCCGGTACCATCCAGAGTCTGTGCCAATCCCCGATGGATCCCCGGCCATGGATGGCCTGGGCCGGTAAAAGCATGGCCGAATTGCTGTTGCTGATTCGCTTCGCGAAGCCGATGCGACGCTTGCAGTTTCTCGGGATTTTCCCTCTGGCGGAACTCCTGCATGTAGGGTATGTCGTCCTCTTCGGCGCCCTTGGACCGCTGAGCCGGATCCACTGGAAAGAGAATGCCGCGTCTACAGCGCCGGCGGGAGCATAAACACCATGCCGCTCATGTCCCTTTTCGCCTTTATCACCCTCACTCTTTCCGTGGTCTATTTTCTCACCATCCTGCTCTTTTTAATTGGATTGCGCCGGTCCGCCCTACCCGGCTGTGAGGATCTGCCGGCTGTCACGGTCGTCGTCGCCGCCCGCAATGAAGAGCTGCGGATCGGCGCATTGCTCGACGACCTCACTGAACAGGCCTATCCCGCCGGGCGCTACGAGGTCATCATCGCCGACGATGGCTCCAGCGACTGCACCGCGGAGATCGTGCACAGCCGCATGGAAAAATATCCTTTCATCCAGCTCCTCTCCATATCCGAGACTCCTCCCGGCTGGAGCCCGAAAAAATATGCCCTGCAACAGGCCATCGACCGGGCGCGGGGTGAGATCATCCTCGCCACCGACGCGGATTGCCGCCTCGGGAAACACTGGGCAGAAACTATGGTCCGTTATTTTCTCCCGGGTGTCTGCTTTGTCATCGGCTTTTCCCAGTACGGACGCTACGGCGAGCGGCAGAACACCATCGAGCGCCTGCAGGCCATGGATTTCATCCCGCTCATGGGAGTCGCTGAGGGCAGCTGCAACCTCGGACTGCCGCTATCGG encodes:
- a CDS encoding methyltransferase domain-containing protein, with amino-acid sequence MGKTMTGHLRLWRNYDDWAGLRGKLIVTLLRQWVTLPGSVVLDAGCGAGGASLALAEAGAAVTAVDLQRTPPSRIAGSPVRYVCADLATWQNDVPLQAAVLWDVLEHLADPNRVLQQISRALKPGGLLLVATPNRYAPSNALCDPHYGLPGLSLLPRRAIARIIAGWLRWLPADKPDFPQLLSLAAVDRLFRDSGFSWRFVNRETYYAAMRMPRALWNRPWHLHAVETLQSYGWDRRLGQWVDNRNSFGNRWLMPTFFILARKEAS
- a CDS encoding radical SAM/SPASM domain-containing protein, with the protein product MKEIPWSRLFMALTPQRTLNAVEALAAAAASRLDGHPRAGRAPYVVSVEPTNLCDLHCPHCETGAGLLTRPAGFMDLELYRHILNVNQRHLLYLLLYGQGEPLLHPGFPEMVRLAKSRRICVTSSTNGQRLVDPAWAREIVASGLDSLILSADAVSPKSYAVSRCGGSLENLRAGLCHLRQARRAMGRKTPRLYLQFVITRQNEHERPMMAEAARSWGADHVLLKSLYLHDGMKAEAFLPADPRFRRYRSHAGRWVPKTGHRHPCARLAYSCVILWDGNIVPCCFDKNGEHRLENAAKPLETIFRSPVFQAFRRQQRSSKAPYICQNCSDGLTLYPT
- a CDS encoding lysylphosphatidylglycerol synthase transmembrane domain-containing protein, encoding MALPFTRHKRALIFAKVAIAVIVVAMLVRRIHAAELKSALLEARILWILPAVLLLGLNLFFQFRRWALLVHQVQPEVPARQIFSSLLSGITLGFITPGRVGEFGRAFLIAGSDWPRLLGLTLLDKCYAFLTLLFFGLMGMMPILKKETELLVWLPLFIVALSFFAILFLLLLHPPFLAGILKKFRKHWEHRNKLARIISSLEHVPPLLAFRISLLALGQVLTYLFQFYLLIRAFCFLPLLRGLQALMATLWVKTMLPISIGDLGIRESAAIYFLGELGIPAAPAFDGSLLLFIINVLVPALAGLALLLRRSTARKARSISLRGPA
- a CDS encoding glycosyltransferase produces the protein MIALVIYLLLSILYLLFIAWTLRGLQQLHRQQFDGNLLRTSVVIAARNEEQNIPFCLGTLLKQSCPRELLEIVVVDDQSGDGTRAVVERIAAKYPTIRILGAPAMDGLYAPKKAALAAGIAAASGEIILTLDADCSAPPHWVKKMCAAFSREAAAVAAWVLIPEEKSLAARIEFLDALALQLVGAAAIGWNRPLLANGANLAFRRRLFLDNGGYDGFAQMGSGDDDLLVQKLGRLGAIHFNADPEAGVTTFPCSSWGDFFRQRIRWASKSACYPVWIKAVEAGLFFCYLALLLGLPLALLFSFPLWIPLAALLIKTMGDAFLIHRGVHMVHRSWDWGAFILASLLHLIYIPVVGLLGLCGRFTWKGRRYRQGRLSGVEQTKR
- a CDS encoding capsule assembly Wzi family protein, which produces MKARRLSLLLFLCALPALGQNVHVPLDYWGYGFLERMEAKGLFKSLALLDRPLNRSQVAGLITAIDLRSAQQPNLLTETDRRLLEQLRGDFADELGTMTGAVAPKRRELHAARWQEGTSQAYLDLYSSINVISNRGGSYQPADLLTEGTLGAILRGHLGGVLGFYADARNAVTRGEKSVSDQDENYDVSKGSPVTVSGPNVFRDRALAYFIWEKPWLRIQVGRDEIDWGPGFHSGLALTRNMPPADMIRLSSRFRRVAFSSAHLFLRSPLGAKYLAAHRIDFLIKPGLQFGGGETVVYGNRDVEMDYLNPLMLYHIAEHHLGDRDNNTLFLDLSCTPLPGTRLYAQYFIDDMTSTQSLTRYYGNKFALLAGALWSDPLGADNLDLRLEYSRVEPFVYAHHDSINIYTHYDKVIGHWLGPNSDSAYLLAGYQLGRDLRLEASFERIRKGEGAADTQARPGKGTTKHFLDGLVEKKCLTGFRIQDQLRRDLFVALAYTYVASRNAGRVADRSAGDHLARFEVAYNY
- a CDS encoding glycosyltransferase, producing MIPLLIALTALYMTALLFILQGFRRLKPPSASMGRPFISVLIAARNEAAHITPLLEALDRQDYPRDRHEILIIDDDSSDTTVKEIDRWQRAHPGSPLRLIHSQGRDQVISPKKHALAQGIAAARGEILLFTDADCLPLSTWISALQGFFTPEVGMVIGYSPYEIPPPRSLLERFLALESLSLAALAAATSGWKRPATCTGRNLAYRKTVWKEVDGFTAIAGFISGDDDLFLKQVLERTRWQVTYALTPEAIVPTRLLTNSRAFFRQRLRHASKGFHYGPKMTTLLALAWLYNLLLVAGTIQSLCQSPMDPRPWMAWAGKSMAELLLLIRFAKPMRRLQFLGIFPLAELLHVGYVVLFGALGPLSRIHWKENAASTAPAGA
- a CDS encoding glycosyltransferase, with protein sequence MPLMSLFAFITLTLSVVYFLTILLFLIGLRRSALPGCEDLPAVTVVVAARNEELRIGALLDDLTEQAYPAGRYEVIIADDGSSDCTAEIVHSRMEKYPFIQLLSISETPPGWSPKKYALQQAIDRARGEIILATDADCRLGKHWAETMVRYFLPGVCFVIGFSQYGRYGERQNTIERLQAMDFIPLMGVAEGSCNLGLPLSASGQNLAFLRQTFLKVGGYSRVAHRVSGDDVLLLQLVRRQSGCRIVFAADPEAFVSSAPQPTLRELINQRKRWASNGSFQLFLNRPFFAYLVMVYLYTACLFWGIPLAVVLHQHLGIFALCLAGKLVGEWAISWTSARRYRRTDLLRWFPLWFVAQIPYITFVGLMGTFGQFKWKDRKHTAAL